In one Panulirus ornatus isolate Po-2019 chromosome 25, ASM3632096v1, whole genome shotgun sequence genomic region, the following are encoded:
- the LOC139757321 gene encoding uncharacterized protein, with protein MYALPKYLPKMSNLVKHVTVHTGEKPHECSQCQKTFSQKSNLVKHMTVHTGEKPYECSHCQKTFFRKSHLVRHMTVHTGKKPYECSHCQKTFSQKGTLKQHMTVHTGEKPYECSQCQKTFFQKSSLVKHMTVHTGEKPYKCSHCQKTFSRKGTLVQHMTVHTGEKPYECLHCQKTFSQKSTLVQHMTVHTGEKPYECSLCQKTFSRKSDVVQHMFVHTEEKPYECSQCQKTFFRKSHLVQHMTVHTEEKPYECSQCQKTFSQKSNLVKHMIVHTGEKPYECSHCQKSFSRKGTLVKHMTVHRGEKPYDCSYCQKAFSRKDALMQHKAVHTGEKPFECSQCQKTFSRNYNLVKHITDHTGEKPYK; from the coding sequence ATGTACGCACTGCCAAAATACCTTCCCAAGATGAGTAATTTAGTGAAGCAcgtgactgttcatacaggagagaagccacacgagtgttcacagtgccaaaagacattCTCTCAGAAGAGTAACTTAGtgaagcacatgactgttcatacaggagagaagccatacgagtgttcacattgccaaaagacttttTTCCGGAAGAGTCATTTAGTgcggcacatgactgttcatacaggaaagaagccatatgagtgttcacattgccaGAAGACATTCTCTCAGAAGGGTACCTTAAagcagcacatgactgttcatacaggagagaagccatacgagtgttcacagtgccaaaagacattCTTTCAGAAGAGTAGCTTAGtgaagcacatgactgttcatacaggagagaagccatataagTGTTCACATTGTCAAAAGACATTCTCTCGGAAGGGTAccttagtgcagcacatgactgttcatacaggagagaagccatatgagtgtttgcattgccaaaagacattctcTCAGAAGAGTAccttagtgcagcacatgactgttcatacaggagagaagccatatgagtgttcacTTTGCCAAAAGACTTTCTCACGGAAGAGTGATGTAGTGCAGCACATGTTTGTTCATACagaagagaagccatatgaatgttcacagtgccaaaagactttcTTCCGTAAGAGtcatttagtgcagcacatgactgttcatacagaagagaagccatatgagtgttcacagtgccaaaagacattCTCTCAGAAGAGCAACTTAGTGAAgcacatgattgttcatacaggagagaaaccatatgagtgttcacattgTCAAAAGTCATTCTCTCGGAAGGGTACCTTAGtgaagcacatgactgttcatagaggggagaagccatatgattgTTCATATTGCCAAAAGGCATTCTCCCGGAAGGATGCCTTAATGCAGCACAAggctgttcatacaggagagaagccatttgagtgttcacagtgccaaaagacattCTCTCGGAATTATAACTTAGTGAAGCACATTActgatcatacaggagagaagccatacaagtga